The genomic interval cctggaataacacatagggtttttattccgaaattctcacgggatcGAAGcaccagggcgcagctagtatataataaaactgagattgcagttttgttatatgttCAGCCAGGAATTCCatgacataataattatcGTTTTCATAAATCTACTTACGCACCGGTTATGGTGTCAATTGACCACACGCACCTCGGTTGCAtcgattaataaatatatattcgaaTAATGCCCATCTGTTATACAGATACATTATATCTTATCTTTTATACCTGTGTAAATAAAGAGCTGTTTAGCTCGCGCTAATATTAAAGGCAAGTTATTTCTTCGAattaaaaatgctaaaaacACCCATATAAGCGCAatttcccaaaattcccacaacAATCAAGGTGCAgctattttgttaaaatatagattcGATCTCGGGATCATTCATAAGTAGCGATAATACAGACACAGTTCAAAAGGAGTAGGTTCTGTACTCAAGCGTGTTGACAGGACGTCGAGACGACCATTAGCCGTAGTTGCCTTTGTCAGTCAAGTGGCTGATTGTCCAGATGACTCCCGTTTAGCTCCATTGTGTGCCGACCCGTCTGTATAAAGCTatatttgtccttatataccGAACTATTTTTTCcattgtacaatttatttattttattttatactcgCATTACTCGATTCTTTAGGATTGTCGATTAGTTTCTCATAAGgaaccaaataaaatttgtcaaattGGATCAGAAGTAAAATGGCCATAAGTGGGAATCTGACTCGCCCACGTaatgatttatgtatttaagtatACTACTTAAAAATGCTGACTTATGTATTGTTAAAGCCAATATTTACTGAAAGCGTTCATTGAAATTACAGCAGCTATTAGGTATAGGTATTCGTTTAGATTTAGATAatcgagggaactcctcaacgttTTACTACACgaacatttttttgtcacatctATACGATGACAGCAAAAGCTTGGgtgtaaaaatctatatttttgtaaaaaaaatattctcattcggcaaaaaaatgtatttgacgATTAGAGCCAACACTCATTTgaccataaatttttatctgcTATATCACTATCTCTCTCACTATACCTATCTCTGCACTATCATTAATGCTCTCTTCCAGTGCTACTCGGATAACTTATTAAACATCTAAATATCCTACAAAACTGGCGAAGTTTCGAAAGATTCCTTCAGGTATACAATGTAactataaatctaaaatttgttGATGccttaatataaattatctcaGTAACAGTCAGATGGCACGTGTCCTGTAATCAAAAGGGGTGGCAGACTCCCTTCAAAAAGTATAACATGTTTAATGTCACGTAATTAATAAGTGCCGACGCTGTGCCGCCGTCTCGCCCCATCTTCCACGCAATAAGGCTCTTATGAAGAGCTTGTTTAGCTTAGCAGCTCAGACGTCAGACGAGCGGGCCGGATTCTGGTCAGATTGAGATTTCATATTCCAGATCCAATAAGTTTACGAACAATGGCACTGCGGTCGTGATTCAATCAAATTGATTGCTAGGAATAGGAATTATTAATTGGAGTTGAAGGCATTTGAGTTCATTTTTGTCGGGcgtttgttgtaaataatataatcacacTAGGTACTTATAACTAACTAAATTGTGTAGCATGGCGAATAATTTCGTTATAGACATGCTCGCTCGTAGCTTCCATCCATTCCACTCGGTGTGTAGCGCTCGCTACTAAATCATATTTCGTTATAATTGAATCACCGTCCAAGTCCGCTCCTGTATAACTCACTGCGCATGTCGCGAATTTATCGACGAGAGCAGTGGTTTTCTCTCGGACCAGCGCGCCAGGAGACGACAGTCGCTCAACGCCACCTCACATCGCATCCGGTGTTACTccgacatttaattttattgttcccAAAATTTAGTGACGATGTTACTAATTTCCTTTACCGCGTTATCCGCGGTGCTAATCGTTTGTGAGAGCATCCCATCACCTACGAATAATAAGGGTGAGTTTTTCATTGTTTGCTTATTGCTTGCTAGGGTTGTTTTGATGGTATCGATCAGCCGGGCCCGGCCGCGCTCTATATTTAGCAACAGGTGGTAGTTGCGCGGAGAGGTTGTTGCGTATCACCTATGCCCAGCATCAACTATGACCTTTGATATATGAATGACCTATTAGATTCTATTGATTTTCCTCGTTTAAATTTTTGAGAAGAATTTAGCAACTCTTTCAGTTACTTACTCTTCCCATGTTATAGGTAAATAACTAAGTTTATCATTCCGCAATGTTTCGTCGTCATAAATGAGGTCAATATCTTGACTGCAGTTATTAggatcataatttattaaaccaAATTCGGAATCATATTTTAGAAGtcgcatttttttatattcgcaTATTTGCTCGCTTCGGTATGTGCCTCAATGTgtgtatcattaaaataaaaggtttgAATGGATCATTATCTATTTCAAAGGTTTCTGTTTTCGCAtaagtattgtttttaattatcatcaaTGTATTCAAAATAACGTGACACTGAATTGTAAAgttaagaaaaatgtattcgAATATCGGATTTTAGATGGCGGTCCAATTGGTGAACTACCAGAAAATTGGGACCAGACCAAAGACGACACACAGTCTCTATTTCTCAACAAGAGCGACAAAAATGATCTGGAGCCGTATCCACTCGCTCTCAGCGAAGAAGGTAAACCATGGCCACACCTAAGCGAGCCCCATCTACATCTTCATCAAGTCACGTATTCTATAATTGTAtgtttgataattatttacacGAAAAGTCAAATTTGTATCTTTTCTAGgcttttcatattaaatttttatacagtctaatttttgttttatcagaTAAATAGATTAAAGGCAGCTaccgaaaaaatattatatctctGTCAACGAAAATGCTATAAGTATATTGAAACAATTGGAGTGTTTCGCCTATCGATATTGTGCAGAATAATGTAGTATACGTGACTTTAGCCATTGAATTAATCACCACTTCAATCGTGACTaggactttttttaaattgtagatGCAAATACCTAGAGAATTGAATTATTTCAGGCAATGCTGAAGGATTTGAACAAGGAGTTGAACAACGTTACGACTCTGCAGCATCAAATGGAGAACTTGACAATCTCATCGTAAGGCCTGAACTGTATGGAGAGCCTCCAGCGATGGAAGGATTGTCTTCGGGTTACGATGTCGCCCGAAGACGCAAACGCGGCAGCGGTACCAAGGTTGGTGGAGCTGGAGCTGCGACCAAAGTAGCTACCAAGAATGGTTCTGGGAAAAAGAACttaaagtaagtacctaaattgattatcttattttttcttagtTTTTATAAGTCACTATTATCATTCATGTAATGTTTCCAGGCCTGAAGAACATAACGCGCCATCTCCAATTGATTCAGCTTCACATGATCAAGAAGCGCATCGCCGTAAACGTGGAAGTGGCACAAAGGTAGGCGGCGCAGCTGCCTCTGCCAAAACTGCCACCAAAAACTCCGGAGGAAACAAGAAAAACTTCAGGTAAAATTGGACACAAGTACTGGTTTGTTCATATCATGtcgtaagtaaattattaattttttttgtccaTGCAGTCCAATCATGGAACGCCGTAAACGTGACTCCAGTCTAAGCGCTGCTGACGTCCGAGCTCTCCTCAACTTGTGGGAAGCCCAAGAGCGCAGGAAACAAGAATGGACCGCCAACCAGTGGGCAGCTGATCGTTACTATGGCCGCGTCAGCCCCGTCGAGGATGACCAACCCGAGGTAGATGAAAATGGTGACATATGGTACAATGAACCCGTACTTGTCGGTGCCCGCGAACGTGACTACCCTCACCACTCGTACTTCTCCGAACAGAACCGCATGGCTTTAGCCCGAGGCTTTCCAGAAATGTACCAAGCCGACCCCAATGAGCTCGCTCAAAGGTACGAAGAAGCGCGTCGTAAAAGGCAATATGCTAACAAGGCAAAACGATTCATGGTCGCCAGGAAACGATCCGATGGCATGATGCACCAAAACAACTACAGGCCCAGGGATGACCTATACACTTTAGCCGAGCTACTGCGCTCTGCGCCCCGCGTCCAGGAGCAAGACATGCCTGTGTACCGGCGACTGATACTTTAAAGTCTTCTTAGAAGTGAGGTGTCCATTGGATGATCCCTGTGAGCCACCATCTCTACTACAACATCTCTCCTTTCAAGAACTCGTTATAGGGATCTCCACAACTAATGGGCGTTAACATGGCATAATTTGGGGCGGGAGATTGTCGTGCATTCAATTCGCAGTGTGTATCGGATACCTACCAACTTAGAAATAGTGGAGTTAGATAATAACGCCATTTTAAGACGTCATCTATACGT from Plodia interpunctella isolate USDA-ARS_2022_Savannah chromosome 14, ilPloInte3.2, whole genome shotgun sequence carries:
- the LOC128675483 gene encoding putative neuropeptide precursor protein isoform X2, with translation MLLISFTALSAVLIVCESIPSPTNNKGNAEGFEQGVEQRYDSAASNGELDNLIVRPELYGEPPAMEGLSSGYDVARRRKRGSGTKVGGAGAATKVATKNGSGKKNLKPEEHNAPSPIDSASHDQEAHRRKRGSGTKVGGAAASAKTATKNSGGNKKNFSPIMERRKRDSSLSAADVRALLNLWEAQERRKQEWTANQWAADRYYGRVSPVEDDQPEVDENGDIWYNEPVLVGARERDYPHHSYFSEQNRMALARGFPEMYQADPNELAQRYEEARRKRQYANKAKRFMVARKRSDGMMHQNNYRPRDDLYTLAELLRSAPRVQEQDMPVYRRLIL
- the LOC128675483 gene encoding putative neuropeptide precursor protein isoform X1, translated to MLLISFTALSAVLIVCESIPSPTNNKDGGPIGELPENWDQTKDDTQSLFLNKSDKNDLEPYPLALSEEGNAEGFEQGVEQRYDSAASNGELDNLIVRPELYGEPPAMEGLSSGYDVARRRKRGSGTKVGGAGAATKVATKNGSGKKNLKPEEHNAPSPIDSASHDQEAHRRKRGSGTKVGGAAASAKTATKNSGGNKKNFSPIMERRKRDSSLSAADVRALLNLWEAQERRKQEWTANQWAADRYYGRVSPVEDDQPEVDENGDIWYNEPVLVGARERDYPHHSYFSEQNRMALARGFPEMYQADPNELAQRYEEARRKRQYANKAKRFMVARKRSDGMMHQNNYRPRDDLYTLAELLRSAPRVQEQDMPVYRRLIL